AGCTCTCGGATGAGGTCAGGGACCTGCCGCTGTTCATGCCCTTCCTCTTCGGGGAGCGGTGCCCGGGCTGGCAGGACCAGCGCCGCGGCGGCTTCCTCGAGCTGCATCCCTCGCACAGCCGGGCGGACATGTACCAGTCCGTGCTGCACGGGGTCACCCTCTCCCTCTACCACTGCTACCGGGAGCTGACCGCGCTCAACGGCGCCCCGGAGCGGATCATCCTCTCCGGCGGGGTGCTGTCCTCACCGTTCTGGACGCAGCTGGTCGCTGACGTCTTCAGGGTTCCCATGGAGCTCTCGGAGCTGCAGCACAGCTCCGTGGTGGGCGCCGTGCGCATGGGGCTGCGGGCACTGGGCCTGGACGAGGACCAGCCGGCGTTCCGGGAGGAGAGCCGACGGGTGGTCCGTCCTCGGCCGGAGCTTGCCGACTACTACGCCGCTCAGTTCCAGCGATACCTGGAGGGCTACACCCGCACCCACCCCGGGTCGGCGAGCCTTGCGAAGGAGGATGCTGCATGAAGGTCCTGATCACCCCCACCTCGCTCTCCAAGCAGCCCGACCACCCCGCGCTTGACCCTCTGCGGCAGGCGGGTGCGGAGATCACGGTGAACCCGTACGGACGGCCTATGGCTCCCGATGAGCTCATCGAAGCGCTTGACGGAGTCGAAGGCGTGATCGCCGGCCTGGACAGCTTCACCGAGGAGGTCTTCGCCGCGGCGGACAGTCTGCGCGTGATTGCCCGGTACGGGGTCGGCTATGACCGGATCGACCTGGAGGCTGCCCAGCGGGCGGAGGTCCGCGTCACCAACGCACCCGGTGCCAACGGGCACTCGGTCGCAGAGCTTGCGCTGGGACTGATGTTCGCCGTCGCCCGGCAGATCCCGCAGACCTCCTCGGCGGTGGCCGCGGGCCAGTGGCCGCGCTTCCAGGGGATCGAGCTGGCCGGCCGCCGCCTGGGCGTGCTGGGCCTCGGCTTCATCGGGCGAGGTCTGGCGCGGATGGCGTCCGGCATCGGCATGGACGTCTGCGGCTTCGACCCTGGTCTCACCGAGGAGCAGATCCGCGGGTTCGGCGTC
The sequence above is drawn from the Nesterenkonia populi genome and encodes:
- a CDS encoding phosphoglycerate dehydrogenase, with amino-acid sequence MKVLITPTSLSKQPDHPALDPLRQAGAEITVNPYGRPMAPDELIEALDGVEGVIAGLDSFTEEVFAAADSLRVIARYGVGYDRIDLEAAQRAEVRVTNAPGANGHSVAELALGLMFAVARQIPQTSSAVAAGQWPRFQGIELAGRRLGVLGLGFIGRGLARMASGIGMDVCGFDPGLTEEQIRGFGVTPAGQDEIFSSCDVLSLHIPLNEHTRHLVSAQRIAGMPQGGIIINTARGGLIDEQAAAEALDAGQLHGIGLDAYETEPPTGSPLVRHPRVVATPHSGAHSEESVARTASAAVENLLAAMRGEEPPSPIV